In the genome of Oncorhynchus nerka isolate Pitt River linkage group LG27, Oner_Uvic_2.0, whole genome shotgun sequence, the window TACCCCGAGGAGACTACCCCGAGGAGACTACCCCGAGGAGACTACCCGAGGAGACTACccttgttttaaaaaaaagaCCTTTTGAGGACCCGTCTGGTCTACATGTGACAAGATGTGAAATGGAAAAGCTACCTAGCTGACTTGCCTTGGTCAAACGAATCAAatatttttgtagaaatgtcaCGACTTATTGAAAATACAGATTCAAACTATTTCGGGAGGTTATTTTACACAACAAAAAAACGGAAGCTAATAGCATGATTCAActcttataaaaaaaaaaaaggatttcAAAGTATATCAAGGCTAAACCATAGCGGAAACTCCACTGTCCTTCCCCTGACCCTGTCATGGGGCTCATACTACCTGAGCGAAACGCTACGTCGTGACGAAGTAAAGTTAATGACATGCCTCTCTCAAGGCTGAATGCTAATGGCGGTACATGCATGGTAAAGACCATGGTAATGAGAGACAAAACAAGCCAGTGATGGAGTGACCCCCCTCCTTCTACCCATCTCTTGCTGTGAAGCTGACCCCCACCACCCTTACAATCCCAGGTGCATAAATACATCCCTGGTTCGAGACGATGGACATCAGCTCTGAACGAACCAAAGGGTACCAAGAGCAGCAGCAGCCGAGACAGAAAgctacagaaacacacagaacagcagagacagaaagagactccAGAACCGGAAGCCAGAACTCACTCCAGAACTCAACATGCAACAGCTCCAGGTGAGATACaaagagatccataacaacagaAGCTGTAACTAGCCAGTGGTACTCTCCAGGTGATCAGGGGCTAGGGACTAGAGCTAACTTTCACTATGACTGCTCTTGATTCTCATTGGCTATGCTGTGGGGCATAATGTAAAGACAGACTATGCGCTTTGATTTTCCTCCTTTGCTATTGGCTCATTCTTTCTATTAGGCTCATTCTTATAGCAGAGTATGAGCAACAGTGCTACTGAGTGATCGGCtgaggatttttttatttttatggaaGGTCAAACCATCAAATGAATTATTTGTTTGAGTTTTGATTAGAAGGGTTTTATGGTACAAGAGTTGAATGTAGCTCGGAATTTTCTAGCATTTGGACAAATTCCTTTTAACAGATTAAAGAGATGGTAAAAAAATAAAGTAATTTAAGCTAAGGCTAGTTTTTGTCTTTAGTTGCACAGATGTAATGTTTACTCCCTGGTGTTTTATATCCACTCAGCTTCAGCTGCCAGTAGCCTAATGACAGGACATTATATCATTAAACCAGAAACAGTATATCCCTGGGTTTAACAATGATATTCAACCCCCTTGTGTTTTCTGTTTTCAGCTCCAACTCAACATTGATACTCAAAACTCTgttttctccctgtgtgtgttctcctatgcAGCACCTGCGTCTGCTACTCCTGTGCGTGCTGGCCCTGCGTCAGGGCCTGTGTGTGCCCCTGGGTGGCCAGTGTGTGGACGAGAGCTTCTGCACTAGCAGCCTGCAGGAGTACCACGCACAGCTAGTCAGCCTGCCCAACCGCCTTAACGAACGCAGTGTAGCCGCCTGGAACTACGTGTGAGTACCTTTACTGTACGGATGGACTGATTGGAAGAATGTATTAGACTATTAAAATGAATGTACAGCCACACACTTATGAGTGCTGAATCACCAATGCATCCTTGGATACTAGGCTTCGGAGACTGTGTGTAAATGCACGTTTCCATTCTAAGGATATTTTCTTCTTCCTTCAATTGTGGCTTGGTTCCGAGTCTGACAATCTTGTCgttttctcttcctccttccagGGAAAAAATTGACTTGAACCGGGTGCCTCCAGTCCTTTATGAAGCCAACTGCCTTGAAAGCCACTCCTGTAAGGGTCTGGACAGCACCCTCGGGTTAGAGACCATCCCCATCACTCTCAGGATGCCCGTGCTGAGGAAAAACCCCCGCTGTACCTCCTTCTCCCTGGAGTTCGAGCCCATCAATATAGCCTGTATATGCGCCACTTCCAGACAAAGTGGATTTCTAACCGATCGATTCTAAAATATtaaaagtatttatttatttgggctATAAATGTTGAGGCTATAAATTAGATTGAATGTGTgttttgaatgtattttttttttgacAGTAGGGtaaagattattattattactattattgttgttattgttgacatCACTCAGTATAAGTTCCAACTCTCATGTTAGTTGTTTGCCACAATGACATCGAAAATGTATTGGTCAAGAAGAAGTCAATTGTTCCCTTATCATCTGCTAAAGGCTTAAAACAGACAATAAACTAATTTTACAGACCCAAAAACACGTGTTTCTCTGTTGCTTTACATGGAGTTAATCATATTAGATAAGGAGTTACACACAAGATGAACGATAActaactactgctgctgctgctggcttttCCCTGGTACATTGTCGTTGATTCCTAGCTTGCTAGTTGCTTTAACAGAGTAAACATTAGAGATAACGTACCTTTAGATAGGATTTTGGCAATTGACTGAGCCAGCGACGGCTTCTCCGCCACCATCAAAACTGTCTTCATGACTggaaacaacacacaacactaagtTATCTAGCCGGCTGAGAACAAATTGCTGCTATTTACAAAATGTAAATAACAAAATTATATTTAGATGTGATTATAAGTTCTAAGAAGCATAAGTGCCACGGAAAAGCTAATTGTCAAGTTAGTGGCTAGCACAAAAGAAACACAACGCCGCCATGACAGTTTCTAGATGCTTTTCCGGTTGAAAGTGTAACCTAACCGGAAGTAGATACGACATGTTGATAAATTGATTATCGGCTTGGTACGGATGGACAGAGCTGCAAGCTCTCATGCATTGGCCGTGAGACACACGCGGTCGATCCTATTCTCACACTCACACGGCACACCTCTTAAATCTCACGCATTGAAAAGTACTGCTTTTATTTTTTCTAATGAGTCCGTTGTATAGTCAGTGCGTTAACTTTTCAACTGCGCTCCAAAACGTTTTGAAGTAGGCGCATCTGCGACTGCAATTTAACTTCATGAGCGTAACCTCTATCATCGTCTGTTATTtgtatattgttgtattgttattattattaacaacaaatcaatacaaagGTACATGGGGGAACACAAGTATATTTAAAGAATATACAAAGGACAATTGGGCTAGAGAGTACTATAtcacattacacaaggaccttaaggggcTGGCATACACGCATTTATacttctaacagcttttttgttggTCAAATATTTAATTGtcttaaaatatttgtttttgtaAGGTAAGGAAATGTGgtgttttgtttgtaaatgtaCATCTGTGACTATGACATTTGTCCCTCAAAAATTATGAAATTAATTTACATACAAATTTCAACTTATTTCTAAGTAAAGAATCCAAGCAGCACATCTCTCCATAATAGTgtgaaatcttcataaatgtgtctcTCCATAATAGTgtgaaatcttcataaatgtgtctcTCCATAATAGTgtgaaatcttcataaatgtgtctcTCCATAATAGTgtgaaatcttcataaatgtgtctcTCCATAATAGTGTCTCTCCATAATagaaatcttcataaatgtgtctcTCCATAATAGTgtgaaatcttcataaatgtgtctcTCCATAATAGTgtgaaatcttcataaatgtgtctcTCCATAATAGTgtgaaatcttcataaatgtgtctcTCCATAATAGTgtgaaatcttcataaatgtgtctcTCCATAATAGTgtgaaatcttcataaatgtgtctcTCCATAATAGTgtgaaatcttcataaatgtgtctcTCCATAATAGTgtgaaatcttcataaatgtgtctcTCCATAATAGTgtgaaatcttcataaatgtgtctcTCCATAATAGTgtgaaatcttcataaatgtgtctcTCCATAATAGTgtgaaatcttcataaatgtgtctcTCCATAATAGTgtgaaatcttcataaatgtgtctcTCCATAATAGTgtgaaatcttcataaatgtgtctcTCCATAATAGTgtgaaatcttcataaatgtgtctcTCCATAATAGTgtgaaatcttcataaatgtgtctcTCCATAATAGTgtgaaatcttcataaatgtgtctcTCCATAATAGTgtgaaatcttcataaatgtgtctcTCCATAATAGTgtgaaatcttcataaatgtgtctcTCCATAATAGTgtgaaatcttcataaatgtgttcaattataaatctactgatgtcttACCACAGATTTcttacatgaatacaatgccCCAAAAAAGATGgaacactgtttctgggtggtcattacaaagatacgatttttatttatttattttttaaacttcttcatatagtggttggcaggataatatttatgaataatttcaaAATACATTCCCTTAATTGTGTTAAtcagtaggtatgtgtgtggcaacatcttAACTTTTTCCAACATATCTTATCAATAAAATCATTCCAATAAGGCAGTGGCTCCCAAAATGTTTATAGTCCCGTAACCCTTCAAACATTCgtcctccagctgcgtacccactctagcaccagggtcagctgtaccccctctagcaccagggtcagctgtaccccctctagcaccagggtcagctgtaccccctctagcaccagggtcagctgtaccccctctagcaccagggtcagctgcgtaccccctctagcaccagggtcagctgtaccccctctagcaccagggtcagctgtaccccctctagcaccagggtcagctgtaccccctctagcaccagggtcagctgtaccccctctagcaccagggtcagctgtaccccctctagcaccagggtcagctgcatACCTCCTCtaacaccagggtcagctgtaccccctctaacaccagggtcagctgtaccccctctagcaccagggtcagctgtaccccctctaacaccagggtcagctgtacctccTCTAACACCAGGGTCAGCGCCCTCTcgaatgttgttttttgccatcactgtaagcctgccacacaaacactatacgatacatttattaaacataagaatgagtgtgagtttttgacacaacccggctcgtgggaagtgacaaagagctcttaaagagctccagggcacaaataataataatataataataatcaataattttgctctttatttaaccatcttacatataaaaccttatttgtttatCAAAAATTGTGAACAACTCACCACAgtttaatgagaagggtgtgcttgaaaggatgcacataacggcaatgttgggttgtatttgGAGAGAGTCTcggtcttaaatcattttccacacacagtctgtgcctgtatttagttttcatgctagtgagggctgagaatccactctcacataggtacgtggttgcaaagggcctCAGtgtctaacatgctgaccacaccgctcgcatCGCGTGCCGCGAactttgcaaaataaatgtacacttaCATGCGCCAATGAGCGTCTGTGTTGCCAAGCTCTAAAATACAAGTAAATTCTATTTGTGACACTGAACGCGGTGCAAGTCCtgcctttcccatctcctcattggtttatagaagcagatacccgtgtgccatctcctcattggttatcaccatgtgggtgattgaaagttGAACTGAGGTAGGTCAGTCGTGGGATTACTATAAACATTTAgatgccaatcgccatataaaatccaaagaagaaaaagcctggaaggaggagaggtgactagaaacgatttggttgaccgttttatgtgtcgATTAACTGTGGGAgtggaggaccttgtgcatttcaggtaaaataacaactcaacatTTATATCCCAGGGAAAATTAGCTACAACAACAagagcaacagcaagctagctaaataggacaaattagctagcaactgaaacctagctagctaaattgccataaatgtttaatgcttttcgacctgtcccaaaattaatataattggcACAGAGTTTGTTTTGAAATTTCAAGCTATGTGTCATGATTGCGTTTGGTGTGGAgggacaaaatcaatttgcgCACGATGGTGTTAACAGCACGATTTGCTAAGGCAGGATACTctgcccaatccagaaatctggcagtgactTCTGAttgaattacattttcacagaaccgcttgttgcaatttcgatgagggtctcttgttcagatatcggtaagtggactggaggcaggaccTGAAAGGgttaacgaatccagttgtttgtgtcttCCGTTTCAGCAAAGTACCTACGTAATtggcacccagctcactcaggtgcttcgttatatcacatttgacattgtccataaacttgagttaatttgcacacagaaaatcatacaatgatggaaagacctgtaatcctagattcagatcattcaggcgagaaaaaacagcacccagataggccagttgtgtgagaaactcatcatcatgcaagcggtcagacaagtgaaaattatggtcagtaaagaaaactttaagcttgtctctcaatttaataaaaaaacgtgtcaatactttgccccttgataaacagcgcacttctgtatgttgtaaaatcgttacatggtcgctgcccatatcattgcatagtgcagaaaatacatgagagttcaggggccttgctttaacaaagttatccattttcactgtagtgtccaaaacgtctttcaagctgtcaggcattcccttagcagcaagagcctcttggtggatgctgcagtgtacccaagtggcgtcgggagcaactgctggCACGCACGTTACCCCtctactatgtctccctgtcatggcttttgcgccatcagtacagataccaacacatctttaccaccaaagtccatttgatgtcacaaagctgtccagtactttaaagatatcctctcatgttgtcctggtttccagtggtttgcagaagaggatgtcttcctaaACTGACCACCCATAAATGTAACttacatataccaggagctgttgacccatccagctgtaatgcatagaattcactggcttgtatgcgaagcagtaattgtttcaaaacatctcctgccatgtcactgatgcatcgtgtaacagtgttgtttgataacgacattgtctgtatagttttttgggccttttccccccagcattgtcccagccatatccacagcaggaggaagaatgaagtcctccacaatagtatggggcctgcctgtcctagccactcggtaactcaccatataagatgcttctagccccttcttattaatggtatctgttgcttttatacttgtcttactactcgaaagtcgtctttattctcggtcaaaaaactcccgtggcttatttttcaaattgtcatgttttgtttctaaatgtctgcgcaagagtgaaggtttcattgagttgtgagataATACTTTTGCACATTTAACACACTGTAACTGAGGAAAGACACTTCTCCCagtataagtgaaccccaaatcgaCGTAATTCTCATCAAatttgcgcctcttcgatggtccaacgtccctgtctgttgttcggtgctttcccgggtaagggggaagtagctcttcggctgcatcagattcacaactgtcagtgcccatgctagctgggctaacaacaaatgtagaattactgatgctagctgggctaacaacaaatgtagaattactgatgctagctgggctaacaacaaatgtagaattactgatgctagcattggatgtgctcgtggaaacagaacaacttgtgtctttgacaggtgcaggtgtagtactgctggtagtagcagtactaccagtagagctggtatgtgtctctatggaaacagaacaacttgtgtctttgacaggtgcaggtgtagtactgctggtagtagcagtactactagtagaggtggtatgtgtctctatggaaacagaacaacttgtgttgacaggtgcaggtgtagtactgctggtagtagcagtactaccagtagaggtggtatgtgtctctatggaaacagaacaacttgtgttgacaggtgcaggtgtagtactgctggtagtagcagtactaccagtagaggtggtatgtgtctctatggaaacagaacaacttgtgttgacaggtgcaggtgtagtactgctggtagtagcagtactaccagtagagctggtatgtgtctctatggaaacagaacaacttgtgtctttgacaggtgcaggtgtagtactgctggtagtagcagtactactagtagaggtggtatgtgtctctatggaaacagaacaacttgtgttgacaggtgcaggtgtagtactgctggtagtagcagtactaccagtagagctggtatgtgtctctatggaagcagaacaacttgtgtcattgacaggtgcaggtgtagtactgctggtagtagcagtactactagtagaggtggtatgtgtctctatggatgcAGGTCTTACTTTTTTTTAAAACCATTTATCAATTTTTGAGCAAACGGAAttagcagcagctacgtttggctacatacagaccgttaagagagtaacggttaacgTGATTGtatgttcattatttgactaggctacctataTTTGACAtgttgttgttatttcgctgaacactaaatggtttaattttatttttggcagtaaaACGAGGCTCCTCAGGTGAAAAAAAAACCTCAAGcaaatgtatagccctgttggaaaatGTGACATTTTCTCCCagcgttttattttatttttatgtgaatcacattttggCAGCATTGCGCgtcccccagtttgggaatacaataaggcatgacataaggtatagatagatacaacatcctgttgTAACAAGGCTCGTATTGTTGTTGAATGAACCAAAAgaaaaacaaatctttcctactggtTCCTGGCTTGCTACAGCACTGTGAACCATGTCACATTGAAGCATACGATTGGCCTAGTTATGTTGGGGATCAAGGGGATTGGATGCATTTTACTAAAGAAAAAAAAACTCAAGATAAGAGAGGCGCTGAATAGAGAGCGAGAATGTTCTCCGCTGAATttaacaattattattattatttaaatgtaacctttatttaattggcaagtcagctaagaacaaattcttatttacaatgacagcctaccctagATGACGCTCGGCCAATTGTAAGcggccccatgggtctcccaatcaggaccggatgtgatgcagcctggactcaaaccaggtacatcttctctcacacacacacacatggactggAAGAGAGTATTCAGGATATTATAGCCACCACACACATGGACTGGAAGAGAGTATTCAGGATATTATAGCCACCACACACATGGACTGGAAGAGAGTATTCAGGATATTAtagccaccacacacacacacacaaatacaaataacatagactacccacagGGTACACACTGGTtaaaattacattgaaccaacgt includes:
- the LOC115111226 gene encoding interleukin-17A-like — encoded protein: MQQLQHLRLLLLCVLALRQGLCVPLGGQCVDESFCTSSLQEYHAQLVSLPNRLNERSVAAWNYVEKIDLNRVPPVLYEANCLESHSCKGLDSTLGLETIPITLRMPVLRKNPRCTSFSLEFEPINIACICATSRQSGFLTDRF